The Erythrobacter insulae genome window below encodes:
- a CDS encoding BNR repeat-containing protein, with amino-acid sequence MTKFTLLFALTVAGVSQPVLAEPVPSQPSDKLADEQLNLASEVEAIDFTWSGHRVFAQMIQRGDHQIIAYYDANRQMSIAHRAHQRTPWRYQKVPSFVGWDSHNYVTVDVDEEGYIHVMGNMHNDPLVYFRSTEPWNVRSLKQVDYIIDPERDTNVTYPRFMHDRDGRLIAIYRLGGSGNGRYYYHRYDTATKTWSLMHDGQFFDGEDERGAYYTGPVLGPDGNFHMIWVWRETPSAATNNNLSYVRSPDLVNWEDSNGKPVALPLIRSTGEIVDPVPTFGGMLNGQKKIGFDADERPMISYYKNDANGDTQIMLARKSGKGWTTHQISDWTGSKQFLDRGGSLNVSILVPQDPYVADDGTIRVRVQRDGEEIEFAVDPASNRTVRAGSSKSTPDVIGTFQDNPELVQFVRKAEGTPKESAYDFYLSWEANPPAQDQARGEIPAPATLRLHKIPR; translated from the coding sequence TTGACGAAGTTTACACTGCTTTTTGCGCTAACGGTTGCTGGGGTAAGCCAGCCGGTCCTGGCCGAGCCGGTCCCGTCCCAGCCCAGCGACAAACTTGCGGATGAACAGCTCAATCTCGCCAGTGAAGTAGAGGCAATCGATTTCACGTGGTCCGGCCACCGTGTTTTCGCTCAGATGATACAACGCGGCGATCACCAGATCATTGCGTATTACGATGCGAACCGTCAGATGAGCATCGCCCACCGCGCGCATCAGCGTACGCCGTGGCGGTATCAGAAAGTCCCGAGTTTTGTCGGCTGGGACAGCCATAATTACGTCACTGTCGATGTGGATGAGGAAGGCTACATCCATGTGATGGGCAACATGCACAACGATCCGCTGGTTTATTTCCGCTCCACCGAGCCGTGGAATGTCCGATCGCTAAAGCAGGTCGATTACATCATTGATCCAGAGCGTGATACAAACGTGACCTACCCCCGCTTCATGCATGATCGGGACGGGCGTTTGATTGCGATCTACCGTTTGGGTGGCAGCGGGAACGGGCGCTATTATTATCACCGCTACGACACCGCAACAAAGACATGGTCATTGATGCATGATGGCCAGTTTTTCGATGGGGAAGACGAGCGGGGCGCATATTACACCGGACCCGTTCTGGGGCCGGACGGTAATTTTCATATGATCTGGGTCTGGCGCGAAACGCCCTCTGCCGCGACGAATAACAATCTTTCATATGTGCGCAGCCCCGATTTGGTGAATTGGGAAGATTCCAATGGCAAACCTGTTGCGCTGCCACTGATCCGTTCCACTGGTGAGATTGTGGACCCTGTTCCGACTTTTGGCGGGATGCTCAATGGTCAGAAGAAAATCGGGTTTGACGCCGATGAGCGTCCGATGATTTCATATTACAAAAATGATGCGAACGGCGATACGCAGATCATGCTCGCGCGAAAATCGGGCAAGGGTTGGACTACGCATCAGATTAGCGACTGGACCGGCAGCAAACAATTTCTCGATCGCGGTGGCAGTCTGAATGTTTCCATCCTTGTGCCTCAAGATCCCTATGTGGCCGATGACGGTACGATCAGGGTGAGGGTGCAGCGCGATGGCGAGGAGATCGAATTTGCCGTTGATCCGGCAAGCAATCGCACCGTTAGGGCGGGCAGCTCCAAATCAACGCCTGACGTTATCGGGACCTTTCAGGACAATCCCGAGCTTGTCCAATTCGTTAGAAAAGCGGAAGGCACGCCCAAAGAAAGTGCGTATGACTTTTACCTGAGTTGGGAGGCAAACCCGCCGGCTCAAGATCAGGCGCGCGGAGAGATCCCTGCGCCAGCTACGCTGCGGCTTCACAAGATCCCGCGCTAG
- a CDS encoding glycosyl hydrolase: protein MFDAFRGFARLALVTIGAASTLLPGIAPATAQSDLEKLRAEFAAPPAEARPWTWFHVMSGNMTREGITKDLEAIERVGIGGIVLFHVTQGISYGPVKFNSPDHLDLIEHVAAECERLGLKFTFHNADGWSSTAGPWISPEQSMKRLVWSEAIVAGGTVSAGLRKPGTVEGFYRDIAVVAYPSLSGEIADHINKPVLSSSDPDFDLDRVTDGEVFTQSLVTASKDEPGWVQFSYDRPVPIRKVSVGNVAERDIKIALQVSDDGINFKTVREFKKTRLLRVEWEVDAAFAPIEARHFRVTFDNKALIGEIELSQLAQVANASGHSGMGYVPGNQLPVQSAPLNGDVIRRDAIRDLTQFVGADGRLQTTLPEGQWTVMRFGYTSTGARNVNPSPEGNGLEVDKFDASAFGVHYDAFIAPVIRRARAVAPAATAGVMIDSYEVGGQNWTQGYDTQFQQSHGIDLKGWLPIYAGRFVSSAAATTDMFAKIRSFNAQLINDNYYGEFARLMEQEGLESLIQPYGLGPFDELNVASVASIPAGEFWVRRDDLSNLNGAVSAGRIYGKPVIAAEAFTAVWDDNWFFDPAFGKKWGDRAWVAGVNQFFFHRFAHQANTHVMPGMTMNRWGSHFDRTQPWWDKGGAAWFGYMARGQHMLRQGRAVSDVAMAIGSNSPVICPQKSEATKSLPVGTEFDCVDTPTLLHRSRFEGGALVLESGARYSMIWWPHSDAPSAAEAARLDEAKRAGVAVAFVHRGDVAADVFEAAGLKPRVSSVRELPSFTHRKVGESDIFFVFNDSDESRRFDLCFRVNGKRGEEWHPVSGGNRKLAGSVDAGGCTNIVLDLAPYESRFVVFDNTFEFAPGGGAPYLASKTLATLDQGWSINFDPAYGDADDLTGKALFDWSKSDNPEIHHFSGKATYRTSFELTADEMNSASLMALNLGQVETVANVRVNGQELGAVWTAPYAIDISTAVREGRNVVEIEVANLWVNRLIGDAALPDTSGYEPEYNIGYRPEENLPKRDMVEWYSSNRPPPLGPRRTFATHSFQKPGDPLIPSGLIGPVTVTAQEN from the coding sequence GTGTTTGACGCGTTTCGTGGTTTTGCAAGGCTCGCCCTCGTAACCATCGGTGCCGCTTCGACGCTGCTTCCTGGGATTGCACCGGCTACAGCGCAATCGGATTTAGAGAAGCTGCGGGCGGAGTTTGCCGCGCCACCTGCCGAAGCCCGGCCATGGACGTGGTTTCACGTGATGAGCGGTAATATGACCCGCGAAGGGATCACCAAAGATCTCGAGGCGATTGAGCGGGTCGGTATCGGCGGGATCGTATTATTCCATGTCACGCAGGGAATTTCCTATGGTCCGGTCAAATTCAATTCACCAGACCATCTCGATCTGATTGAACACGTAGCCGCCGAATGCGAGCGGCTCGGGCTCAAATTCACGTTCCACAATGCAGATGGGTGGTCTTCCACCGCTGGACCATGGATTTCGCCCGAACAATCAATGAAGCGGCTGGTCTGGAGCGAAGCCATTGTGGCTGGCGGAACGGTTTCGGCCGGGCTCAGGAAGCCCGGGACCGTCGAGGGTTTCTATCGCGACATCGCGGTTGTAGCGTACCCTTCCTTGTCAGGAGAAATCGCTGATCACATAAACAAGCCAGTTCTCTCCTCTTCAGATCCGGATTTCGACCTGGATCGGGTGACAGATGGTGAGGTGTTTACCCAGAGCCTTGTCACCGCATCGAAAGACGAGCCAGGCTGGGTGCAATTCAGCTATGATCGCCCCGTGCCTATTCGCAAAGTTTCAGTTGGCAATGTTGCTGAACGCGATATCAAGATTGCGTTGCAAGTCTCTGATGATGGGATAAATTTCAAGACCGTCCGTGAGTTCAAGAAAACCCGTTTGCTGCGCGTCGAATGGGAAGTCGATGCGGCGTTCGCTCCGATCGAAGCGCGCCATTTCCGCGTCACTTTCGACAATAAAGCCCTGATCGGGGAGATCGAATTATCCCAGCTTGCACAGGTCGCCAACGCTTCTGGCCATAGCGGTATGGGCTATGTTCCGGGCAACCAGTTGCCGGTTCAGTCCGCGCCGCTGAATGGCGATGTGATACGCCGCGATGCGATCCGCGATCTTACGCAATTTGTCGGCGCAGACGGGCGTTTGCAAACCACATTGCCTGAGGGCCAATGGACCGTCATGCGGTTTGGATACACGTCCACCGGCGCGCGCAATGTAAACCCCTCTCCAGAGGGCAACGGGCTTGAAGTTGATAAGTTTGATGCGTCCGCGTTCGGTGTACATTATGACGCCTTTATCGCGCCGGTGATCAGACGGGCGAGGGCGGTTGCACCGGCGGCCACGGCCGGTGTGATGATCGACAGCTATGAAGTTGGCGGGCAAAATTGGACGCAGGGTTACGATACCCAGTTTCAGCAATCGCACGGCATCGATCTAAAAGGCTGGTTGCCTATTTATGCGGGCCGGTTTGTATCCAGTGCGGCGGCGACAACCGATATGTTCGCCAAAATCCGCAGCTTCAACGCGCAGTTGATCAACGACAATTATTACGGCGAATTCGCGCGCTTGATGGAGCAAGAGGGGCTGGAAAGCCTGATCCAGCCCTATGGACTGGGGCCTTTTGACGAGCTGAACGTGGCATCGGTCGCCTCGATCCCCGCTGGTGAATTCTGGGTTCGCCGCGATGATCTGTCCAACCTCAACGGAGCTGTTTCGGCCGGACGAATATATGGCAAGCCGGTGATCGCTGCGGAGGCTTTCACAGCGGTATGGGATGATAACTGGTTTTTCGATCCTGCCTTTGGCAAAAAATGGGGCGACCGCGCATGGGTTGCCGGGGTGAACCAGTTTTTCTTTCACAGGTTCGCGCATCAGGCAAACACGCATGTGATGCCTGGCATGACGATGAACCGCTGGGGCTCTCACTTTGATCGCACTCAGCCGTGGTGGGATAAAGGCGGAGCGGCGTGGTTCGGGTATATGGCGCGGGGACAGCACATGTTGCGACAAGGCCGTGCGGTGTCCGATGTGGCAATGGCAATCGGTTCAAACAGCCCGGTTATCTGCCCGCAAAAGTCAGAGGCGACCAAGTCCTTGCCCGTCGGCACCGAGTTTGACTGCGTGGACACACCGACATTGCTGCACCGCAGCCGGTTTGAAGGAGGCGCGCTGGTGCTTGAAAGCGGCGCGCGATATTCGATGATCTGGTGGCCGCACAGCGATGCGCCATCCGCTGCTGAGGCGGCCCGTTTGGATGAGGCGAAGCGAGCGGGCGTGGCTGTTGCGTTTGTTCATCGCGGCGATGTGGCGGCCGATGTGTTTGAAGCCGCCGGTCTGAAACCGCGCGTATCTTCTGTTCGTGAATTGCCTTCGTTTACGCACCGAAAAGTCGGCGAAAGCGACATCTTCTTTGTTTTCAACGATTCTGACGAAAGCAGGCGCTTTGATCTGTGTTTCCGGGTGAACGGTAAGCGGGGCGAGGAATGGCATCCGGTCAGTGGAGGCAACCGGAAATTGGCCGGATCTGTCGATGCTGGCGGCTGCACGAATATCGTATTGGATCTGGCGCCCTATGAATCGCGCTTTGTTGTGTTCGACAATACGTTCGAATTCGCGCCGGGCGGGGGCGCGCCATATTTGGCTTCGAAAACTCTGGCCACTCTTGATCAGGGATGGTCGATCAATTTCGATCCGGCTTACGGCGATGCAGATGATCTTACCGGCAAAGCCCTGTTTGATTGGAGCAAAAGCGACAATCCCGAAATCCACCACTTCTCTGGCAAAGCCACCTATCGCACTTCGTTTGAATTGACGGCTGACGAGATGAATAGCGCGTCTCTCATGGCGCTAAATCTTGGTCAGGTTGAAACGGTCGCAAATGTGCGCGTGAACGGTCAGGAACTCGGCGCAGTTTGGACTGCGCCCTATGCAATCGATATTTCTACGGCGGTTCGCGAGGGTCGCAACGTCGTGGAAATCGAAGTCGCCAATCTGTGGGTAAACCGCTTGATTGGCGACGCCGCGCTGCCGGACACCAGCGGATATGAGCCGGAATACAATATCGGTTATCGGCCAGAGGAAAATCTGCCCAAACGCGATATGGTTGAATGGTACAGTTCCAATCGGCCACCGCCGCTAGGTCCGCGGCGCACCTTCGCCACGCATTCCTTTCAAAAACCGGGCGATCCATTGATCCCTTCCGGCCTTATCGGACCGGTTACCGTCACAGCTCAGGAAAACTGA
- a CDS encoding DUF5060 domain-containing protein, whose amino-acid sequence MLHRLFSLIASLVALSLASNAAAQDVSEAGARFELVTLNIDGPELDERNGKNPFADVRLDWTLTHDGKTWVIPGYFAGCGDAADSGCTGGNIWRAHFVPPHVGDYDWKVDFRSGTDMAVAPSPGKRLNGHGVTGSFSVSGDSADPIRARGLLQYTGENYYRFAGDNSIFFKFGPDAPENVLAYEGFDATPNFKGFRKSWQAHDGDLRGEGSRLLWGKNKSGAGLLGMFDYLADAGANSVSMLLWNAGGDDRNVFPHLMAVPAEKFAQMEPRAQWDDGLVQDRFDLSKLDQWQRALSYADKRGLHLHLKLQETENDSFMDGGALGRTRKLYLREMAARFGHLLALTWNLGEENVQHPGDVRHMASYLAALDPYDHPLVLHSYPDQKQRYRAFLGPDSALNGLSLQGREDDISDLRPDVTAWIREAQLAGKPLVMAYDEPGRADGGAGVDPGYPDDRLPAKRELQLDPELFLRDGLWNALTAGANGVEAYYGYKTGCSDLDCQDHRTRARLWREGRTALDFFRKHVGDRAVRMIAADHLTRPRDDFVFAEPGEFAVIVPGEEETIMATGGIEGRFSVRWFDPVNGGDLQTGSLAEIDNHRRNTKIGDPPKGGSGKWIIVVERIDQGILVEAEDFVAQRANEVRSWCRRAECPDGWERNGAADYVALLPDTRVTHDDELVRGENFSGSPGKMAILSYDVDFPAAGRWYLWVRAHSLGSEDNGLHAGINGEWPESGARIQYCEGRQRWHWDSRQRTREDHCGVKGGLWLDVPTAGTHRVEFSMREDGFVFDAFYLTLSPYMPGQLEQANLQAAATLTAKGTKR is encoded by the coding sequence ATGCTCCACCGCCTATTTTCGCTGATTGCCAGCCTTGTCGCTTTGTCCCTCGCCAGCAATGCGGCGGCGCAAGATGTCTCCGAAGCGGGCGCGCGCTTTGAGCTGGTGACGCTGAATATAGACGGGCCGGAGCTCGATGAACGGAACGGCAAAAATCCCTTTGCAGATGTGCGTCTTGATTGGACACTGACACATGATGGCAAGACGTGGGTCATTCCGGGTTACTTCGCAGGCTGCGGTGATGCAGCAGACAGCGGATGCACCGGCGGAAACATCTGGCGCGCGCATTTCGTGCCTCCGCATGTAGGGGATTACGACTGGAAGGTCGATTTCCGCAGTGGGACGGACATGGCCGTGGCGCCGTCTCCGGGGAAACGCCTGAATGGGCATGGCGTGACTGGAAGCTTCTCTGTTTCCGGGGATTCTGCCGATCCGATCCGGGCGCGCGGGCTGCTGCAATATACCGGCGAAAACTATTACCGCTTCGCTGGCGATAACAGCATCTTCTTCAAATTTGGGCCTGATGCGCCTGAGAATGTGCTCGCCTATGAAGGCTTTGACGCAACGCCGAATTTCAAGGGCTTTCGTAAAAGCTGGCAGGCCCATGACGGTGACTTGCGCGGGGAGGGCAGCCGCCTGCTTTGGGGTAAGAACAAGTCAGGCGCAGGTCTGCTGGGTATGTTTGATTACCTTGCCGATGCTGGTGCCAATTCGGTGTCCATGCTGCTTTGGAATGCTGGCGGTGATGATCGCAACGTCTTCCCCCATCTTATGGCAGTTCCAGCAGAGAAATTCGCGCAGATGGAGCCGCGCGCGCAGTGGGACGATGGGCTGGTTCAGGACCGGTTCGACCTTTCCAAGCTGGATCAATGGCAGCGCGCGTTAAGCTATGCTGACAAGCGTGGATTGCACCTGCATCTCAAATTGCAGGAAACCGAAAATGACAGCTTTATGGATGGCGGCGCATTGGGCCGGACGCGCAAACTGTATCTGCGCGAAATGGCGGCGCGGTTCGGCCATCTTCTCGCGCTGACATGGAATTTAGGCGAAGAGAACGTGCAGCATCCCGGCGATGTTCGCCATATGGCGTCCTATCTCGCAGCGCTTGATCCTTACGATCACCCGTTGGTGCTGCATTCCTATCCCGATCAGAAACAGCGATACCGCGCGTTTCTTGGCCCGGACTCGGCGCTTAATGGCCTCAGCCTGCAGGGGCGAGAGGATGATATTTCCGATTTGCGGCCCGATGTAACTGCGTGGATACGCGAGGCTCAATTGGCCGGAAAACCGTTGGTCATGGCCTATGACGAGCCGGGCCGCGCAGATGGCGGCGCGGGGGTTGATCCCGGTTATCCCGATGACCGCTTGCCTGCAAAGCGCGAACTGCAGCTCGATCCCGAACTGTTTCTGCGCGATGGTCTTTGGAATGCGCTGACGGCCGGTGCAAACGGGGTTGAGGCCTATTACGGCTATAAAACCGGATGTAGCGACCTTGATTGTCAGGATCACCGAACCCGCGCGCGGCTTTGGCGCGAAGGCAGGACGGCGCTCGATTTCTTCCGAAAGCACGTAGGGGACCGGGCGGTGCGCATGATCGCCGCTGATCACCTGACACGGCCTCGTGATGATTTTGTCTTTGCCGAACCGGGCGAGTTCGCCGTGATCGTTCCGGGTGAAGAAGAAACCATCATGGCAACCGGCGGCATCGAAGGGCGCTTTTCCGTGCGTTGGTTCGACCCGGTGAACGGCGGTGATTTGCAAACAGGATCACTTGCCGAGATCGACAACCACCGCCGCAACACCAAGATCGGCGACCCACCCAAAGGCGGCAGCGGCAAATGGATCATCGTAGTCGAACGGATCGATCAGGGCATTCTGGTCGAGGCGGAAGACTTCGTGGCTCAGCGCGCCAATGAAGTGCGCAGCTGGTGCAGGAGAGCTGAATGTCCGGACGGGTGGGAGCGCAATGGCGCGGCGGACTATGTCGCGCTGCTCCCCGACACCCGCGTCACCCACGATGATGAATTGGTCAGAGGTGAAAATTTCAGCGGATCACCCGGCAAGATGGCGATCCTTTCCTATGATGTGGATTTCCCGGCTGCGGGTCGCTGGTATCTATGGGTCCGCGCGCATTCGCTCGGTTCCGAAGACAATGGCCTGCATGCGGGCATCAATGGTGAATGGCCGGAAAGCGGCGCGCGTATCCAATATTGCGAAGGACGGCAGCGTTGGCATTGGGATAGCCGCCAACGCACACGCGAAGACCACTGCGGTGTAAAAGGCGGGCTTTGGCTGGATGTACCGACAGCAGGTACGCACCGCGTGGAATTCTCCATGCGCGAAGACGGCTTCGTGTTCGACGCCTTCTACCTCACGCTCAGTCCGTACATGCCAGGCCAGCTCGAACAGGCCAATTTGCAGGCCGCAGCGACGCTTACAGCAAAAGGAACAAAGCGATGA